A single region of the Lycium barbarum isolate Lr01 chromosome 2, ASM1917538v2, whole genome shotgun sequence genome encodes:
- the LOC132626784 gene encoding uncharacterized protein LOC132626784 gives MTEYNRSLEVDKIDLSRDNAQISSRLGELETTFSQLREELDLVKSDAASLAERNRLLESESSRCQERARVFEEKAESRARMCDDLKNELKETADANDTLQAELQSAIQMHNVLGEARDALVAKLAQAEADLDEVLKSVEAAEAQATIVVEYEKWKSRRITLEQAEHGFTDIPALIAEAKRVEGEAKDALGSESDDSERTESERSGSSHSE, from the coding sequence ATGACCGAATACAATCGGAGCCTCGAAGTTGATAAGATCGACCTTAGCCGGGATAacgctcaaatttcctcgaggctcggtgAGCTTGAGACTACTttctcccaactccgggaggagctagaTTTGGTGAAGTCAgatgctgcgagcttggccgagaggaaccgactgctcgaatctgagagttcCCGGTGTCAAGAGCGTGCtagggtgttcgaagagaaagcgGAGAGTAGGGCCCGGATGTGCGATGATCTGAAGAACGAACTTAAGGAAACGGCCGATGCAAATGACACCctccaggccgagcttcaatcggccatccaGATGCATAATGTTCTTGGGGAGGCTCGGGATGCCTTAGTAgcgaagttagcccaggccgaggcggATTTGGACGAGGTTCTGAAGAGCgtcgaggccgccgaggctcaggcTACTATTGTTGTTGAGTACGAGAAGTGGAAGTCCCGGAGGATTActctcgagcaagccgagcatggctttaccgATATTCCGGCCCTTATTGCCGAGGCTAAAAGGGTCGAAGGAGAGGCTAAGGATGCTCTCGGTTCCGAATCCGATGACTCTGAGCGGACAGAGTCTGAGCGCTCCGGTTCCAGCCATTCCgagtag
- the LOC132626785 gene encoding uncharacterized protein LOC132626785, which yields MAEKNTLESVRKWVVEHKLRTVGCLWLSGIAGSIAYNWSQPNMKTSVKIIHARLHAQALTLAALAGAAVVEYYDHNSGAKAERVAKFLQQPQSHPHKE from the exons ATGGCAGAGAAGAACACTTTGGAATCTGTGAGGAAATGGGTTGTCGAACACAAACTCCGTACAGTTG GGTGTTTGTGGCTGAGTGGAATAGCGGGTTCAATTGCTTACAATTGGTCTCAACCCAACATGAAAACCAGCGTTAAGATCATTCATGCCAG GCTGCACGCTCAGGCGCTCACACTTGCTGCACTAGCAGGTGCTGCAGTCGTTGAGTACTACGATCATAACTCAGGAGCTAAAGCAGAACGTGTTGCCAAGTTCCTCCAACAACCGCAATCCCATCCTCACAAGGAGTGA
- the LOC132621392 gene encoding small ribosomal subunit protein uS14z/uS14y/uS14x-like, whose amino-acid sequence MGHSNIWNAHPKNYGPGSRTCRVCGDPHAIIRKYGLMCCRQCFRSNAKEIGFIKYR is encoded by the coding sequence ATGGGTCACTCCAACATCTGGAACGCTCACCCCAAGAACTACGGCCCTGGTTCTCGCACTTGCCGTGTCTGCGGGGATCCTCATGCAATCATTAGGAAGTATGGACTTATGTGCTGCAGACAGTGCTTCCGCAGCAATGCCAAGGAAATTGGCTTCATCAAGTACCGTTAA